The following proteins are co-located in the Paludibaculum fermentans genome:
- a CDS encoding M23 family metallopeptidase produces MRIVLFALLLPLAAEAATVGGLRLGSAASESSCAITRPAVRFTADSEQAFVQFVARGVRAGDRLRIEWVTPGGAVSSSVPYDTLPTTANLCFLSALPIGGFEPATQPGNWTVRVVLNDAVVQQSRFEVQGSATNLAARVVQVTDKELVIDATGATSDTSINIARYSPSGGWQYIAPLLAEHQEGNRITAPIPKLEAAEYLVILRNPDGSQSPPSRFVVSTGGGYAMPILANEHWRISQRPYGSYSHWGRSIHAYDIAPIDARFVTAMRGGIVSAHDLGFGQTPNLRIFGNYITIQHDDGEFSHYAHLKTGTFRVRSGQRVDAGEVLAEVGTSGYSFGRHVHVHVTKSASISSQSIPFRFEEKSAVLTKAITPGRPQVAKAPPARPRWSGEVGFSEWWTRILAVPRGAKALEVKLGWEDRGADFDLYVVSPSGQTYRPESEAVRIETPEPGPWRVSVQAVRGAGNSLSFWVEPSTR; encoded by the coding sequence GTGAGGATCGTCCTTTTTGCGCTGCTGCTGCCCCTGGCGGCGGAGGCGGCTACGGTTGGCGGGTTGCGCTTGGGCTCCGCGGCGAGCGAGTCATCGTGCGCGATCACGCGTCCGGCGGTTCGGTTTACGGCCGATTCAGAGCAGGCGTTCGTGCAGTTTGTGGCGCGCGGAGTGCGGGCGGGCGACCGGTTGCGGATCGAGTGGGTCACCCCGGGCGGCGCGGTTTCGTCGTCTGTTCCCTATGACACCCTGCCCACCACAGCCAACCTCTGCTTTCTCAGCGCTTTGCCGATTGGCGGATTCGAGCCGGCGACTCAACCGGGCAACTGGACGGTCCGGGTGGTTTTGAATGACGCCGTGGTGCAGCAGAGTCGTTTTGAGGTGCAGGGGAGCGCCACCAACCTGGCGGCGCGCGTGGTGCAGGTGACGGACAAGGAACTGGTGATCGACGCGACCGGCGCGACCTCCGACACCTCCATCAATATCGCCCGCTATTCGCCTTCCGGCGGGTGGCAGTACATCGCTCCACTGCTGGCCGAACACCAGGAGGGCAACCGGATCACGGCGCCGATTCCGAAGCTGGAGGCGGCGGAGTACCTGGTGATCCTGCGGAATCCGGATGGCAGCCAGAGTCCGCCCTCGCGGTTTGTGGTTTCGACGGGGGGCGGATATGCGATGCCCATCCTGGCGAATGAGCACTGGCGGATCTCCCAGCGGCCGTATGGGTCCTATTCCCATTGGGGCCGGAGCATTCACGCCTATGATATTGCCCCGATCGACGCGCGGTTTGTGACCGCCATGCGGGGCGGAATCGTCTCGGCCCACGACCTGGGCTTCGGCCAGACTCCGAACCTGCGGATCTTTGGTAACTACATTACGATTCAACACGATGACGGCGAGTTCTCACACTACGCGCACCTGAAGACGGGGACGTTCCGGGTACGCAGCGGGCAGCGCGTGGATGCGGGCGAGGTGCTGGCCGAGGTGGGGACCAGCGGGTATTCCTTCGGACGGCATGTCCATGTTCATGTGACGAAGTCAGCTTCGATCTCCTCCCAGAGCATTCCGTTCCGGTTCGAGGAGAAGTCCGCTGTTCTCACCAAGGCAATCACTCCGGGCCGGCCGCAGGTGGCCAAGGCGCCCCCAGCGCGCCCGCGCTGGAGCGGAGAGGTGGGGTTCTCGGAGTGGTGGACGCGGATTCTGGCGGTACCGCGCGGGGCCAAAGCGCTGGAGGTCAAACTGGGCTGGGAAGACCGGGGGGCCGACTTCGATTTGTATGTGGTGAGCCCGAGCGGCCAGACCTACCGGCCGGAATCGGAGGCGGTACGGATTGAGACTCCGGAACCGGGACCGTGGAGAGTGTCGGTTCAGGCCGTCCGTGGGGCAGGAAACAGCCTATCTTTTTGGGTGGAACCGTCCACCCGGTAA
- the ccmA gene encoding heme ABC exporter ATP-binding protein CcmA: MKALAVEGVWKFYGDYAALREVSFDIEPGQCVALLGRNGAGKTTLIRILAGLSRPSRGVVKVFDTDFQNRTTRNRIGILGHGIAIYDELSAYENLRLFASLYGLEKPDAAANHWLERTGLDRVKDSLVREFSRGMRQRLAVARAFLHDPQMLLLDEPFTALDDRAIALLQNLLRDALKEGRTVLMSTHQLREALELATHVVLINRGKLAHRGLRTQEMLDDPGYLYRTYGEA; encoded by the coding sequence ATGAAGGCGCTGGCCGTCGAAGGAGTCTGGAAATTCTACGGCGACTACGCGGCCCTTCGTGAAGTCTCGTTCGATATCGAACCCGGGCAGTGCGTAGCCCTGCTGGGCCGCAACGGCGCGGGCAAGACGACTCTCATCCGGATCCTGGCCGGACTTTCGCGCCCCTCGCGCGGGGTCGTGAAGGTGTTCGACACCGACTTCCAGAACAGGACCACGCGGAACCGCATCGGGATTCTGGGCCACGGCATCGCCATCTACGACGAACTGTCGGCCTATGAGAACCTGCGGCTGTTCGCTTCGCTCTACGGCCTGGAGAAGCCGGATGCCGCGGCCAATCACTGGCTGGAGCGCACGGGCCTCGATCGCGTGAAGGATAGCCTGGTGCGTGAGTTTTCGCGCGGCATGAGGCAGCGGCTGGCGGTGGCGCGCGCGTTCCTGCACGACCCGCAGATGCTGCTGCTGGACGAACCGTTCACCGCGCTGGACGATCGCGCGATTGCGCTGCTGCAGAATCTGCTGCGCGATGCGTTGAAGGAAGGGCGGACAGTGCTGATGTCCACCCACCAGTTGCGCGAGGCGTTGGAACTGGCGACTCACGTGGTGCTGATCAATCGCGGAAAGCTGGCGCACCGCGGGCTGCGCACGCAGGAGATGCTGGACGATCCGGGCTATCTCTACCGCACGTATGGAGAGGCGTGA
- a CDS encoding cytochrome c maturation protein CcmE yields MKTYAKFTLLVVAIVGTLAWLAASGINESKTYYKTISELKQLPGGEATKRVRVTGDVVPGSIKRDGERVHFQIVEKGQPQILNVVYTGKDPLPDTFRDNAQAMADGKLQADGSFQASSIAAKCPSKYEAAPGGKPAAQPLNGAKPPSMS; encoded by the coding sequence ATGAAGACCTACGCTAAGTTTACTCTTCTCGTGGTTGCGATCGTTGGCACGTTGGCCTGGTTGGCGGCCAGTGGGATTAACGAATCGAAGACCTACTACAAAACGATCTCCGAATTGAAGCAACTGCCGGGCGGTGAGGCCACGAAGCGGGTCCGCGTTACCGGAGACGTTGTACCGGGTTCGATCAAGCGCGACGGGGAGCGAGTGCATTTCCAGATCGTGGAGAAGGGCCAGCCGCAGATCCTGAATGTGGTCTACACGGGCAAAGACCCGCTGCCCGATACGTTCCGCGACAATGCCCAGGCGATGGCCGACGGCAAGTTGCAGGCCGATGGCAGTTTCCAGGCCAGTTCCATCGCCGCCAAGTGTCCCTCTAAGTATGAGGCGGCTCCGGGCGGCAAACCGGCCGCGCAGCCGCTCAACGGCGCGAAGCCGCCGTCGATGTCGTAA
- a CDS encoding carboxypeptidase-like regulatory domain-containing protein: MKSVLFFLTALPLLAAIDGTVVNKTTGQPQPGVTVSLTKLGQNGMEPAGSAKSGADGKFSIEAPAGSVHLLQATYQGVAYNMQLQPNAPTTGLQVQVFDALPKLSAIDMSQHMILVESDGKELVVNETVIFQNDSQTTWYDPKAGTLHFTAPPEAGKDVKARVIAPGGMPVERDPKPMGGKGEYAVDFPVKPGETRFDISYKMPIKEPMVLSGRILHDPGPVRLIVPKGITVEGDGLASLGNEPRSGAAIFDVKGNTYAVKISGAGTLRSSEPEPQASGTAPEATAQEEDGPRIQQIMPPGYEREWKWALGLILAILALSFAAQYMKSAPADSSGGKPKA, translated from the coding sequence ATGAAATCCGTCCTGTTCTTTCTCACTGCTCTTCCGCTGCTGGCCGCCATCGACGGAACTGTCGTCAACAAGACGACGGGCCAGCCGCAACCCGGCGTGACCGTCAGTCTCACGAAATTAGGCCAGAACGGCATGGAACCGGCGGGATCCGCCAAGTCCGGGGCCGATGGGAAGTTCTCGATCGAGGCTCCGGCCGGGTCAGTGCATCTGCTGCAGGCGACGTACCAGGGTGTCGCGTACAACATGCAGTTGCAGCCGAATGCGCCCACGACGGGCCTGCAGGTGCAGGTGTTCGACGCGCTGCCCAAGCTGAGCGCGATTGACATGTCGCAGCACATGATCCTGGTGGAGTCCGACGGCAAGGAACTGGTGGTCAACGAGACGGTGATCTTCCAGAACGACAGCCAGACGACGTGGTATGACCCGAAGGCGGGCACGCTGCATTTCACGGCGCCGCCGGAAGCCGGCAAGGACGTGAAGGCGCGAGTGATTGCGCCGGGCGGAATGCCGGTGGAGCGGGATCCGAAGCCGATGGGCGGCAAGGGCGAGTACGCTGTCGATTTCCCGGTGAAGCCGGGCGAGACCCGTTTCGACATCAGCTACAAGATGCCGATCAAGGAGCCGATGGTGCTCAGCGGCCGGATCCTGCACGATCCGGGCCCGGTGCGGCTGATCGTCCCCAAGGGGATCACGGTGGAAGGCGACGGCCTCGCTTCGCTGGGGAATGAACCGCGCAGCGGCGCGGCGATCTTTGACGTCAAGGGCAATACCTATGCGGTAAAGATCAGCGGCGCGGGGACGTTGCGGTCTTCGGAACCGGAGCCACAGGCCTCGGGCACGGCCCCGGAAGCGACGGCGCAGGAAGAGGACGGGCCGCGCATCCAGCAGATCATGCCTCCGGGCTATGAGCGCGAATGGAAATGGGCGCTGGGGCTGATTCTGGCCATCCTTGCTTTGAGCTTCGCGGCGCAGTATATGAAGTCGGCACCGGCCGATTCCTCCGGGGGCAAGCCGAAGGCATGA
- a CDS encoding cytochrome c-type biogenesis protein, translating to MQNKLNLRNKIVLGLALSAALVQGTVPLTNERVRRLGDQMQCKCGCYASITGCNMINCHFSDPVRTQLLKLIDEGKSDDAIIADMVAAYGKDILLKPPAEGFYLLSWLMPFVWISGGLGAIYLVLRSYLRKRPAAEGPGQIVVESADLARYRDRIDKDLSDLE from the coding sequence ATGCAAAACAAGCTCAACCTACGAAATAAGATCGTTCTTGGGTTGGCGTTAAGCGCCGCGCTGGTGCAGGGCACGGTACCCCTGACGAACGAGCGCGTGCGGCGGCTGGGCGATCAGATGCAGTGCAAGTGCGGATGCTATGCCAGCATCACGGGCTGCAACATGATCAACTGCCATTTTTCGGATCCAGTGCGGACCCAGTTGTTGAAGCTGATCGATGAGGGCAAGAGTGACGATGCCATCATCGCCGACATGGTCGCGGCCTACGGCAAGGACATCCTGCTGAAACCGCCGGCCGAGGGGTTCTACCTGCTGAGCTGGTTGATGCCCTTCGTATGGATCAGCGGCGGCCTGGGGGCCATTTATCTCGTTCTGCGCAGTTATCTCAGAAAGCGCCCGGCCGCCGAGGGTCCCGGGCAGATCGTTGTGGAGTCGGCTGACCTGGCCCGCTATCGCGATCGCATTGACAAGGATCTCTCGGACTTGGAATAA
- a CDS encoding cytochrome c biogenesis protein, with the protein MREKTLYGLGALAIALLTHNIWKMLVNLPDEAFQGAIFRIIFFHVPAAFTCFTCFLVSLIAGISYLKTRDLKWDALGVSTTEVGLAFGAANLLTGMIWARIIWGIWWTWDWRLTSMLICWLLYGGYLVLRRAIEEPTERARLSAVMSILSFSVVPFVFFSIKWFRTQHPQPVLYGDGKMDSGYRSMLYGNWVPILMVAFVLVAVRMMQERRQREVDALRRSAHAF; encoded by the coding sequence ATGAGAGAAAAGACTCTGTACGGCCTGGGGGCACTGGCTATCGCCTTGCTCACCCACAATATCTGGAAGATGCTGGTCAATCTCCCGGATGAGGCATTTCAAGGGGCGATCTTCCGCATCATCTTCTTCCATGTTCCGGCTGCGTTCACCTGCTTCACGTGCTTCCTGGTTTCCCTCATTGCGGGAATTTCGTACCTGAAGACGAGGGATTTGAAATGGGATGCGCTGGGTGTCTCGACCACCGAGGTGGGCCTGGCCTTCGGCGCCGCGAATCTGCTCACCGGCATGATCTGGGCGCGCATCATCTGGGGCATCTGGTGGACCTGGGACTGGCGTCTCACTTCCATGCTGATCTGCTGGCTGCTGTACGGCGGCTACCTGGTGTTGCGGCGCGCGATCGAGGAGCCCACGGAACGCGCCCGCCTTTCGGCCGTGATGTCCATCCTCAGCTTCTCCGTCGTCCCGTTCGTCTTCTTCTCCATCAAGTGGTTCCGAACGCAGCATCCGCAACCGGTGCTGTATGGAGACGGAAAGATGGACTCGGGCTACCGGTCGATGCTGTATGGCAACTGGGTTCCGATTCTGATGGTCGCCTTTGTGCTCGTCGCCGTCCGCATGATGCAGGAGC
- a CDS encoding heme lyase CcmF/NrfE family subunit, with translation METLGAFAILLAFCLAIYAFSASLVGSIRKKAFLVVSGERAVYAVWVLMSTAAGILVYSLMTSDFRLAYVAARSNRAMPLVYKFAAWWGGQEGSLLLWSWLLSTFSVMVLWTNRRKFRDMMPYVIAVLSFTQIFFCTLNAFIEPPFQVLAVGKGVQAVADGNGLNPLLQHPAMAIHPPMLYLGYVGFIVPFAFAFASLVTKQPGEAWIATTRRWSLITWAFQSTGILLGAGWAYAVLGWGGYWGWDPVENASLLPWITATAFLHSVMMQEKKGMMKVWNMVLISATFFLCIFGTFLTRSGVVSSVHAFAQSSLGSWFLGFLSIAVGVTTFMIIKRLDYLKSEAHLESVLSRESSFLFNNLILLASSFAVLWGTLFPVLTEAVMGEKITVGAPFFNKVNIPIGLFLLLLTGVGPLIAWRRSSFDSLKRAFRWPTVFFLVTVLGLVATGVHHIYALISFGLCAFVTVTIVMEFFKGSRAISIKNQMNLLRAMVELTHRNTRRYGGYLVHMGIVIMFIGFTGAAFNKDTTKEVKIGEHIQLGNYDLQVKQVLDGDNPNYSWQRAVIAVTKHGESLGELTPERRVYVSSQQPTSQVSIRRRLNEDLYLNFASMSQTDPTAAIIQVYIFPLVSCIWVGFYVLLFGTLICLVPSKVKYSYARTEVVGVYAKQAQPTK, from the coding sequence ATGGAGACTCTCGGCGCATTCGCCATCCTGCTGGCCTTCTGTCTCGCCATCTACGCGTTCTCCGCCTCTTTGGTCGGCTCGATCCGCAAAAAGGCATTTCTGGTCGTGAGTGGCGAGCGCGCCGTGTATGCCGTGTGGGTGCTGATGAGCACGGCGGCCGGCATCCTGGTGTACTCCCTGATGACCAGCGACTTCCGGCTGGCGTATGTCGCCGCGCGGTCGAACCGGGCGATGCCGCTGGTGTATAAGTTCGCGGCCTGGTGGGGCGGGCAGGAAGGCTCGCTGCTGCTGTGGTCGTGGCTGCTCTCCACCTTCTCCGTGATGGTGTTGTGGACGAACCGCCGCAAGTTCCGCGACATGATGCCCTATGTCATCGCGGTGCTGAGTTTCACCCAGATCTTCTTCTGCACCCTGAATGCCTTCATTGAGCCGCCCTTCCAGGTGCTGGCCGTGGGCAAGGGCGTGCAGGCCGTCGCGGACGGCAACGGACTGAACCCGCTGCTGCAGCATCCGGCGATGGCCATCCACCCGCCGATGCTGTACCTGGGCTACGTCGGCTTCATTGTTCCCTTCGCTTTTGCGTTCGCCTCGCTGGTGACGAAACAACCGGGTGAGGCGTGGATCGCCACGACGCGCCGGTGGTCGCTGATCACCTGGGCGTTCCAATCGACAGGCATCCTGCTGGGCGCCGGCTGGGCGTACGCGGTGCTGGGTTGGGGCGGCTACTGGGGTTGGGATCCGGTGGAAAACGCTTCGCTGCTGCCCTGGATCACGGCCACGGCCTTCCTGCATTCAGTAATGATGCAGGAGAAGAAGGGCATGATGAAGGTCTGGAACATGGTGCTGATCTCAGCCACCTTCTTCCTCTGTATCTTCGGCACGTTCCTCACGCGGTCGGGTGTAGTTTCCAGCGTGCACGCCTTCGCACAGAGTTCGTTGGGCTCCTGGTTCCTGGGCTTCCTGTCCATTGCCGTGGGTGTCACGACGTTCATGATCATCAAGCGGCTGGACTATTTGAAGTCCGAGGCGCACCTCGAGAGTGTGTTGAGCCGCGAATCCAGTTTCCTGTTCAACAACCTGATCCTGCTTGCGTCGAGCTTCGCAGTGCTGTGGGGCACGCTGTTCCCGGTGCTGACCGAGGCTGTGATGGGCGAGAAGATCACGGTGGGCGCGCCGTTCTTCAACAAGGTGAACATTCCGATCGGGCTGTTCCTGCTGTTGCTGACGGGCGTGGGTCCGCTGATCGCGTGGCGGCGCAGTTCCTTCGACAGCCTCAAGAGGGCATTCCGCTGGCCGACTGTCTTCTTCCTGGTCACCGTACTGGGGCTGGTAGCGACGGGTGTTCATCACATCTACGCGCTGATCAGCTTCGGGCTGTGCGCCTTCGTCACGGTCACCATCGTGATGGAGTTCTTCAAGGGGTCGCGTGCGATCTCCATCAAGAACCAGATGAACCTGCTGCGGGCAATGGTCGAGTTGACTCACCGGAACACGCGCCGCTACGGCGGGTATCTGGTGCACATGGGCATCGTGATCATGTTCATCGGCTTCACCGGCGCGGCCTTCAATAAGGACACGACGAAGGAAGTGAAGATCGGCGAACACATCCAGCTTGGGAATTACGACCTGCAGGTGAAGCAGGTGCTGGATGGCGACAATCCGAATTACTCGTGGCAGCGGGCTGTCATTGCCGTTACGAAGCACGGTGAATCGCTGGGCGAGCTGACTCCGGAGCGGCGGGTGTATGTGTCGAGCCAGCAGCCGACATCGCAGGTATCGATCCGCCGGCGGCTGAACGAAGACCTCTATTTGAATTTCGCGAGCATGAGCCAGACCGACCCGACGGCGGCGATCATCCAGGTGTACATCTTCCCCCTGGTGAGCTGCATCTGGGTTGGCTTCTACGTGCTGCTCTTTGGCACGCTGATCTGCCTGGTTCCGAGCAAGGTGAAGTACTCCTACGCTCGTACGGAAGTGGTTGGTGTTTATGCAAAACAAGCTCAACCTACGAAATAA
- a CDS encoding heme exporter protein CcmB, with translation MLFLRQVFTIAAKDLRSELRTKEALNASLAFALVILLLFSFAFDANPEMMREISGGLLWLVFAFAGALILNRSFARELVNDCLDALISSPVPGAALFLGKVLANYVLLLGIEVVCLPIFGVFYNVRWAQQPLWLALVLVLATWGVCVVGTIFSALTVNLRLRELMLPMLVYPMLIPCLMAAMMLTTPLLAGQPIQGDMFAWLRLLVGFDIIFTSLAVVLIDTVLIG, from the coding sequence ATGCTGTTCCTGCGCCAGGTCTTCACCATCGCCGCCAAGGATCTGCGGAGTGAGCTGCGCACGAAAGAGGCCTTGAACGCCTCGCTGGCTTTCGCACTGGTGATCCTGCTGCTGTTCAGCTTTGCGTTCGATGCGAATCCTGAGATGATGCGCGAGATCTCGGGGGGCCTGCTGTGGCTGGTCTTTGCTTTCGCCGGCGCGCTGATCCTGAATCGAAGTTTCGCACGGGAACTCGTCAACGACTGCCTGGATGCCCTGATCTCCTCGCCCGTACCCGGCGCGGCGCTCTTTCTCGGGAAGGTGCTGGCCAACTACGTGTTGCTGCTGGGCATCGAGGTGGTCTGCCTGCCCATTTTCGGAGTGTTCTACAACGTGCGCTGGGCGCAGCAGCCGCTGTGGCTGGCGCTGGTTCTGGTTCTGGCCACGTGGGGTGTGTGCGTCGTGGGCACCATCTTCTCTGCGCTGACGGTAAACCTGCGACTGAGGGAACTGATGTTGCCCATGCTGGTGTATCCGATGCTGATTCCGTGCCTGATGGCGGCCATGATGCTGACCACTCCGCTGCTGGCCGGCCAGCCGATTCAGGGCGACATGTTTGCCTGGCTGCGTCTGCTGGTCGGCTTCGATATCATCTTTACTTCGCTGGCGGTTGTGCTCATCGACACCGTCCTGATTGGATAG